One segment of Pseudodesulfovibrio sp. 5S69 DNA contains the following:
- the cas5c gene encoding type I-C CRISPR-associated protein Cas5c — MSGIKLKVWGEYACFTRPEMKVERVSYDVMTPSAARGILEAVYWKPSIRWVVDRIHVMKPIRFDNVRRNEVSAKVPVKGASGVNAAMKGGGEPLRLFIEDNRQQRAALILRDVEYVIEAHFEYTSAEDRNDGKHLDMFNRRAGKGQCFHRPYLGCREFAAFFEPVEGDAPASPLAAEPARDLGWMLYDLDYRNGMAPLFFRPALEGGVVEVARALEREGVAS; from the coding sequence GTGTCAGGAATCAAGCTCAAAGTCTGGGGAGAGTATGCCTGCTTCACCCGGCCGGAGATGAAGGTGGAGCGCGTCAGCTACGACGTGATGACCCCTTCGGCGGCGCGGGGGATTCTGGAGGCGGTGTACTGGAAGCCGTCCATCCGCTGGGTGGTGGACCGCATCCACGTCATGAAACCCATCCGTTTCGACAACGTGCGGCGCAACGAGGTCTCGGCCAAGGTGCCGGTCAAGGGCGCTTCGGGCGTGAACGCGGCCATGAAGGGTGGCGGAGAGCCGTTGCGGCTGTTCATCGAGGACAACCGCCAGCAGCGGGCCGCCCTGATCCTGCGCGATGTGGAGTACGTCATTGAGGCACACTTCGAATACACGTCCGCCGAGGACCGCAACGACGGCAAACATCTGGACATGTTCAACCGGAGGGCGGGCAAGGGGCAGTGTTTCCACCGGCCCTATCTCGGCTGTCGCGAGTTCGCGGCCTTCTTCGAGCCTGTGGAAGGCGACGCCCCGGCCTCGCCCCTGGCCGCCGAGCCCGCGCGCGACCTGGGCTGGATGCTCTACGACCTCGACTACCGCAACGGCATGGCCCCGCTGTTCTTCCGCCCGGCCCTGGAAGGCGGGGTGGTCGAGGTGGCCAGGGCGTTGGAGCGCGAGGGGGTGGCCTCATGA
- a CDS encoding ATP-binding protein — MPLNKKLLGSSASVWMILGMAVIMTLVVVGLAVFNYNREVRYMEKVLGEKGEALIRSFEAGARAGMMGSYGAQDRLQALIDATAELPDIRFILLTDRNGRIIAHSDSAKIGDVFLGPDRIKALAPDKEAHWVIVKDGAGAGSFVVYKEFVAQGRGGYGRMREMMGRMMAPPSQGRAGDPHRGMMGGGGSGKSLERPLIFIGLDIEPFVEARRADIRVMVMTSAVLLLVGLGCMISLFWVQAYHKSRRQLKDSQIVASEIVAHLPVGLVVAGPDGVVTHINGDAVSLLDAGADEALNRPVDELLPPAIVELASVSAETGHPVTRELLVTVRGREFPANVGVAPVVSDDGFSLGTIFILSDLTEIHRLQADAKQREKMAAIGNLAAGIAHEVRNPLSSIKGYATYFAGLFEEGSENRKAATVMIAETERLNRVISELLDLSRPSEIKPREADMAVVLDTVSRLLRQDAADRNVAVSIDIEPGLSSVELDPDRMVQALLNIGINGIQAMEAGGRLVLRAQRSGPDLVIEVQDTGQGIAEENLATVFDPYFTTKSQGTGLGLAVVRKIVEEHGGSVAVASAAGKGTTFTLSIPQPA, encoded by the coding sequence ATGCCGTTGAACAAAAAGCTGTTGGGAAGCTCCGCGTCCGTTTGGATGATCCTGGGCATGGCGGTGATCATGACCCTGGTGGTCGTGGGTCTCGCCGTATTCAACTACAACCGTGAAGTGCGCTACATGGAGAAGGTCCTCGGCGAGAAGGGCGAGGCGCTCATCCGCTCCTTCGAGGCCGGCGCGCGGGCGGGCATGATGGGCAGCTACGGCGCTCAGGACAGGCTCCAGGCGTTGATCGACGCGACCGCCGAACTGCCGGACATCCGCTTCATTCTCCTGACGGACCGCAACGGGCGGATCATAGCCCACAGCGACTCCGCGAAGATCGGCGACGTTTTTCTCGGCCCCGACCGGATAAAGGCCCTGGCCCCGGATAAGGAAGCGCACTGGGTGATCGTGAAGGACGGCGCCGGTGCCGGTTCCTTCGTGGTCTACAAGGAGTTCGTCGCCCAGGGCCGCGGCGGTTACGGAAGGATGCGCGAAATGATGGGCCGCATGATGGCCCCCCCCTCGCAGGGCCGCGCCGGGGATCCCCACAGGGGGATGATGGGAGGCGGCGGTTCCGGGAAGAGCCTGGAAAGACCGCTGATCTTCATCGGCCTGGACATCGAGCCGTTCGTCGAGGCCCGCCGGGCCGACATCAGGGTCATGGTCATGACCTCGGCCGTGTTGCTGCTCGTGGGGCTCGGCTGCATGATCTCGCTCTTCTGGGTGCAGGCGTACCACAAGTCGCGCAGACAGTTGAAGGATTCGCAGATCGTGGCCTCGGAGATCGTCGCCCATCTGCCCGTGGGCCTGGTGGTGGCCGGTCCCGACGGCGTGGTCACCCATATCAACGGCGACGCCGTCTCCCTGCTCGATGCCGGGGCGGACGAGGCCCTGAACCGGCCGGTGGACGAGTTGCTTCCCCCGGCCATCGTCGAACTGGCTTCGGTGTCCGCCGAGACCGGGCACCCTGTGACCAGGGAGCTGCTGGTCACCGTTCGGGGCAGGGAATTCCCGGCCAATGTCGGCGTGGCGCCGGTCGTGTCCGACGACGGCTTCTCCCTCGGCACGATCTTCATCCTGAGCGACCTGACGGAGATCCACCGGCTCCAGGCCGACGCGAAGCAGCGGGAGAAGATGGCGGCCATCGGCAACCTGGCGGCGGGCATCGCCCATGAGGTCCGCAACCCGCTCAGCAGCATCAAGGGGTACGCGACCTACTTCGCCGGGCTGTTCGAGGAGGGCAGCGAGAACCGCAAGGCCGCAACGGTGATGATCGCCGAGACCGAGCGGCTGAACCGGGTCATATCCGAACTCCTTGACCTCTCCCGGCCCTCCGAGATCAAGCCCCGTGAGGCCGACATGGCCGTGGTCTTGGACACCGTGTCCCGGCTGCTGCGGCAGGATGCGGCGGACCGGAACGTCGCCGTCTCCATCGACATCGAGCCGGGCCTGTCCTCGGTGGAGCTGGACCCCGACCGCATGGTCCAGGCCTTGCTCAACATCGGGATCAACGGCATCCAGGCCATGGAGGCCGGGGGCAGGCTGGTTCTGCGGGCGCAGCGGTCGGGCCCGGACCTGGTTATCGAGGTCCAGGACACGGGGCAGGGCATCGCCGAAGAGAACCTGGCCACGGTCTTCGATCCGTACTTCACGACCAAGAGCCAGGGCACCGGCCTCGGCCTGGCCGTGGTCCGCAAGATCGTCGAGGAACACGGCGGGAGCGTCGCCGTCGCGAGCGCCGCCGGCAAGGGCACGACCTTCACCCTCTCCATACCTCAACCCGCATAA
- the cas7c gene encoding type I-C CRISPR-associated protein Cas7/Csd2, with amino-acid sequence MTAINNRYEFVYLFDVENGNPNGDPDAGNTPRIDPETGHGLVTDVCLKRKIRNYVDVVKQGAEGYNIYVTEKAVLNRNNEMAYKALEIKPEKKKLPKKEEDARKVTRWMCDNFFDVRTFGAVMTTEVNCGQVRGPVQLAFAKSVEPIVPAEVSITRMAVTNEKDLEKERTMGRKHIVPYGLYRAEGFVSANLALGDKGTGFSDDDLDLVWQALANMFDHDHSAARGKMSPRGLIVFKHQDALGNAPAHKLFEAVTVTRREGDGPARAFSDYAVSVDESAVPDSVTLDVKF; translated from the coding sequence ATGACCGCCATCAATAACCGCTATGAATTCGTGTACCTGTTCGACGTGGAGAACGGCAATCCCAACGGCGACCCGGACGCGGGCAACACCCCGCGCATCGACCCCGAGACCGGGCACGGTCTGGTCACCGACGTCTGCCTCAAGCGCAAGATCCGCAACTATGTGGACGTGGTCAAGCAGGGGGCCGAGGGGTACAATATCTATGTCACGGAAAAGGCCGTGCTCAACCGCAACAACGAGATGGCCTACAAGGCCCTTGAGATAAAACCGGAAAAAAAGAAGCTGCCCAAGAAGGAGGAGGACGCGCGCAAGGTCACCCGCTGGATGTGCGACAACTTCTTCGATGTGCGCACCTTCGGCGCGGTCATGACCACCGAGGTCAATTGCGGCCAGGTGCGCGGGCCGGTGCAGTTGGCTTTCGCCAAGAGCGTCGAGCCCATTGTCCCGGCCGAGGTGTCCATCACCCGCATGGCCGTAACCAATGAGAAGGATTTGGAAAAGGAACGGACCATGGGCCGCAAGCACATCGTGCCGTACGGCCTGTACCGCGCAGAGGGGTTCGTCTCCGCCAACCTGGCGTTGGGCGACAAGGGGACCGGCTTTTCGGACGACGATCTTGACCTGGTGTGGCAGGCACTGGCGAACATGTTCGACCACGACCACTCGGCGGCCCGGGGCAAGATGAGCCCGCGCGGCCTGATCGTGTTCAAACACCAGGACGCCCTGGGTAACGCCCCGGCCCACAAGCTGTTCGAGGCGGTCACCGTGACCCGCAGGGAAGGCGACGGCCCGGCCCGTGCCTTCTCCGATTACGCGGTGTCCGTCGATGAATCCGCCGTCCCGGACAGCGTCACCCTGGATGTGAAGTTCTAG
- the cas8c gene encoding type I-C CRISPR-associated protein Cas8c/Csd1: MILQALNGYYERLLADSEADVPEFGFGRQGVHYCLTLDRAGNLAGRPMDLRDEKGRPNRIEVPGPVVRANGIISNFAWDNTGYVLGADDKGKPERTVATHAAFKALAAEVLAGVDDEGARALLAFLADWNPARAAELPGWEDMVGLNVVFMLDGEPGFLHDRPAFRKAWLAHLAANDEFATGRCLVTGEVGPIPPTHAKIKGVPGAQTAGASLISFNLDAAESYGKKQNLNSPVSERAAFAYATALNHLLAPDSPRKVQVAETTVVFWTDAPGEAEPFFGLAMGGKRAEDDGLARRLEGYLADVTKGRYPNALGEAKTPFYVLGLSPNAARLSVRFWHVGTVGEMAENVGQHFRALALQRRFDSDSEHPSPWQLLKELAPQRDAKNLSPLLFGQFVRAVIQGLPYPQTLLSAAIGRIRADKEINYLRAAVIKAFLIRNRKQEIPMTLDSTNMDIGYRLGRLFAIVERIQEEAVPGANATVRDRFFASAAATPARTFPIIMKNAQHGLAKVRKDKPGWAVTLDKAIQEIVGGIDAATGFPASMSSEKQGMFILGYYQQRQDFYIKKEKNTED; the protein is encoded by the coding sequence ATGATCCTCCAGGCGTTGAACGGCTATTATGAGCGGCTGTTGGCGGACTCCGAGGCGGATGTACCCGAGTTCGGCTTCGGCCGCCAGGGGGTGCACTACTGCCTGACCCTGGACCGGGCGGGCAACCTGGCGGGCCGCCCCATGGACCTGCGCGACGAAAAGGGCCGTCCGAACCGCATCGAGGTGCCGGGGCCGGTGGTGAGGGCGAACGGAATCATATCCAACTTCGCCTGGGACAACACCGGGTATGTGCTCGGAGCGGACGACAAGGGCAAGCCGGAGCGGACCGTCGCAACCCATGCGGCTTTCAAGGCCCTGGCCGCCGAGGTCCTGGCTGGCGTGGACGACGAGGGGGCGCGGGCTCTGCTGGCCTTCCTTGCCGACTGGAATCCGGCGCGGGCGGCGGAGTTGCCCGGCTGGGAGGACATGGTCGGCCTGAACGTGGTCTTCATGCTTGATGGCGAGCCCGGTTTTTTGCACGACCGGCCCGCCTTCCGCAAGGCCTGGCTCGCGCATCTCGCCGCCAACGACGAGTTCGCCACGGGCCGGTGCCTGGTCACCGGCGAAGTCGGCCCCATCCCCCCGACCCACGCCAAGATCAAGGGTGTACCCGGCGCGCAGACCGCCGGAGCCTCGCTCATCTCCTTCAACCTCGACGCGGCCGAGTCCTACGGCAAGAAGCAGAACCTCAACTCCCCGGTCTCGGAGCGTGCGGCCTTCGCCTACGCCACGGCCCTCAACCACCTGCTCGCGCCGGACAGTCCGCGCAAGGTCCAGGTGGCCGAGACCACCGTGGTCTTCTGGACCGATGCGCCGGGCGAGGCCGAGCCGTTCTTCGGCCTCGCCATGGGCGGCAAACGGGCCGAGGATGACGGGCTGGCGCGACGCCTGGAAGGGTATCTCGCAGATGTGACCAAAGGGAGGTATCCCAACGCGCTGGGCGAAGCGAAGACCCCGTTTTACGTGCTCGGCCTGTCGCCCAACGCGGCCCGGCTGTCCGTACGATTCTGGCACGTGGGTACCGTGGGAGAGATGGCGGAGAACGTCGGCCAACACTTCCGGGCCCTGGCCCTGCAGCGCCGGTTCGACAGTGATTCCGAACATCCGAGCCCGTGGCAACTGCTCAAGGAGCTGGCCCCCCAGCGGGACGCAAAAAACCTGTCGCCGCTGCTCTTCGGCCAATTCGTCCGCGCCGTTATCCAGGGACTGCCCTATCCGCAGACCCTGCTGTCCGCCGCCATCGGCCGCATCCGTGCCGACAAGGAAATCAACTACCTGCGGGCGGCCGTGATCAAGGCCTTCCTCATTCGCAACAGAAAACAGGAGATTCCCATGACACTCGATAGCACCAATATGGACATCGGCTACCGCCTCGGTCGACTGTTCGCCATTGTCGAACGCATCCAGGAGGAGGCGGTCCCCGGGGCCAACGCCACGGTGCGGGATCGTTTCTTCGCTTCCGCCGCCGCCACCCCGGCGCGGACCTTCCCCATCATCATGAAGAACGCCCAGCATGGGCTGGCCAAGGTCCGCAAGGACAAGCCGGGCTGGGCGGTAACCCTGGACAAGGCGATTCAGGAGATCGTGGGCGGCATCGACGCCGCAACCGGTTTCCCGGCCTCCATGTCGTCGGAGAAACAAGGCATGTTCATTCTCGGATACTATCAGCAGCGTCAGGATTTCTACATCAAAAAAGAAAAGAATACGGAGGACTAG
- the cas2 gene encoding CRISPR-associated endonuclease Cas2, with protein sequence MLVLVSYDVSFEEPDGKRRLRRIAKICENFGQRVQYSVFECVVEPAQWVQLRHRLLDAYDEDRDSLRFYFLGKNWQRRVEQHGAGTTYDPETDTLIL encoded by the coding sequence ATGCTGGTGCTGGTCAGTTACGACGTCAGTTTCGAGGAGCCCGACGGCAAGCGGCGATTGCGTCGGATTGCCAAGATTTGTGAAAATTTCGGGCAGCGGGTGCAGTATTCCGTGTTCGAGTGCGTGGTCGAACCCGCCCAATGGGTGCAATTGCGCCACCGGCTGCTCGATGCCTACGACGAGGACCGGGACAGCCTGCGTTTCTATTTCCTGGGCAAAAACTGGCAGCGCCGGGTGGAGCAGCACGGTGCTGGAACCACCTATGACCCGGAAACCGATACCCTGATTCTCTAG
- the cas1c gene encoding type I-C CRISPR-associated endonuclease Cas1c → MKKLLNTLYVTSQGSYLSKDGECVVVRTEDGEKRRFPVHVLDGIVCFGNVLCSPFLLGHCGENGVAVSFLTERGRYLAGVRGPQGGNVLLRRAQYRLADDAEASSRLARSALVGKVVNARTVLRRCLRDHGDRVDREAVAGAVAVLDESAERLHRPVSLDEARGMEGQAANAYFAVFDNLILSEDGAFRFTGRNRRPPLDAVNCLLSFVYTLLAHDVRSALEAVGLDPQAGFLHRDRPGRPGLALDVMEEFRAFLADRLVLSLINRGEVRARGFVRKESGAVFMDDDTRKAVLTAWQKRKQDEVTHPFLKERIPLGLAFHVQALLMARAVRGDLDGYPPFFWK, encoded by the coding sequence GTGAAGAAACTTCTGAACACGCTCTACGTCACCTCCCAGGGCAGCTACCTGTCCAAGGATGGCGAGTGCGTGGTGGTGCGCACCGAGGACGGGGAAAAGCGCCGCTTTCCAGTCCATGTACTGGACGGCATCGTCTGTTTCGGCAACGTGCTGTGCAGTCCGTTCCTGCTGGGCCATTGCGGCGAGAACGGCGTGGCCGTCTCGTTCCTGACCGAGCGGGGGCGGTACCTGGCCGGGGTGCGCGGCCCGCAGGGCGGCAACGTCCTGCTGCGGCGGGCCCAGTACCGGTTGGCGGACGACGCGGAGGCCTCCTCGCGGCTGGCCCGGTCGGCCCTCGTCGGCAAGGTCGTCAACGCCCGGACCGTGCTCCGGCGCTGCCTGCGCGACCACGGGGACCGCGTGGACCGGGAGGCTGTGGCCGGGGCCGTGGCCGTGCTCGACGAAAGCGCCGAGCGCCTTCACCGCCCGGTTTCGCTGGATGAGGCGCGTGGCATGGAAGGGCAGGCGGCCAACGCCTATTTCGCGGTCTTCGACAACCTGATCCTCTCGGAAGACGGGGCCTTCCGCTTCACCGGCCGGAACCGGCGGCCGCCGCTGGATGCGGTCAATTGCCTGCTCTCCTTCGTCTATACCCTGCTTGCCCACGACGTGCGTTCCGCCCTGGAGGCGGTGGGGCTCGACCCGCAGGCGGGGTTCCTGCACCGCGACAGGCCGGGTCGCCCCGGTCTTGCCCTGGACGTCATGGAGGAATTCCGCGCGTTTCTGGCCGACCGGCTGGTCCTGTCCCTGATCAACCGGGGCGAGGTCCGCGCCCGGGGCTTTGTCCGCAAGGAGAGCGGGGCGGTGTTCATGGACGACGATACGCGCAAGGCGGTCCTCACGGCATGGCAGAAGCGCAAGCAGGACGAGGTGACGCATCCGTTCTTGAAGGAGCGCATCCCCCTTGGCCTGGCCTTTCACGTCCAGGCGCTGCTCATGGCGCGTGCCGTGCGCGGCGATCTGGACGGCTATCCCCCATTTTTTTGGAAGTGA
- a CDS encoding sigma-54-dependent transcriptional regulator, with translation MKTKILIVDDDKGHLSMLETILGGWGYETASVMDGAEAVASVKEHPYDAVLMDVRMAKVSGIEALEEIKAFNPAIPVLIMTAYSSVDVAVGAMKLGAYDYLTKPLNFDELKIILERALEHKRLSEENRHLKEVSSGQSLAGIIGTSPAMQEVVEMVKVVAPTEATVLITGESGTGKELVARAIHANSARKAKQLVTINCAALSETLLESELFGHEKGAFTGADKRRDGRFMQADKGTIFLDEIGEISMPMQAKLLRAVQEREIQRVGSDTVQSVDVRILAATNKDLKTEVEAGRFREDLYYRLHVMVLRLPSLRERQDDVPLLANFFLKRFAEKNRKAVKGFTPLSMDMLIRYSWPGNVRELENTIERAVILSMGEYVTEKELPASLVKDYEQAVPSATGTETLGGQPLEDVQKAAILATLEQTGWNKSEAAKILDITRTTLNNKLKKYGV, from the coding sequence ATGAAGACCAAGATACTGATCGTCGACGACGACAAGGGGCACCTGTCCATGCTGGAGACCATCCTCGGCGGATGGGGATACGAGACCGCGTCGGTCATGGACGGGGCCGAGGCGGTGGCTTCCGTCAAGGAGCACCCGTACGATGCCGTGCTCATGGACGTCCGCATGGCCAAGGTCAGCGGGATAGAGGCCCTGGAGGAGATCAAGGCGTTCAACCCCGCCATCCCGGTGCTGATCATGACCGCCTATTCGTCCGTGGACGTGGCCGTCGGGGCCATGAAGCTGGGGGCATACGACTACCTGACCAAGCCGCTCAATTTCGACGAACTCAAAATTATCCTGGAGCGGGCCCTGGAACACAAGCGGCTCTCCGAGGAGAACCGCCACCTGAAGGAGGTCTCCTCCGGCCAATCTTTGGCGGGCATCATCGGCACCAGCCCGGCCATGCAGGAGGTCGTCGAGATGGTCAAGGTCGTGGCCCCCACCGAGGCCACGGTCCTGATCACCGGGGAATCCGGCACGGGCAAGGAGCTCGTCGCCCGGGCCATCCACGCCAACAGCGCCCGGAAGGCGAAGCAGCTCGTGACCATCAATTGCGCGGCCCTTTCGGAGACGCTCCTGGAGTCGGAGCTGTTCGGCCATGAAAAGGGGGCCTTCACCGGCGCGGACAAACGGCGCGACGGCCGGTTCATGCAGGCCGACAAGGGCACGATCTTCCTCGACGAGATCGGGGAGATATCCATGCCCATGCAGGCCAAGCTGCTCCGGGCCGTGCAGGAGCGCGAGATCCAGCGGGTCGGCAGCGATACGGTGCAGTCCGTGGACGTGCGCATCCTCGCCGCCACCAATAAGGATCTGAAGACCGAGGTGGAGGCGGGCCGCTTCCGCGAGGACCTCTACTACCGGCTGCACGTCATGGTCCTGCGTCTGCCCTCCTTGCGGGAGCGCCAGGACGACGTCCCCCTGCTGGCCAATTTCTTCCTGAAGCGGTTCGCCGAAAAGAACCGCAAGGCCGTCAAGGGGTTCACGCCCCTGTCCATGGATATGCTCATCCGCTATTCCTGGCCCGGCAATGTCCGCGAGCTGGAAAACACCATCGAGCGGGCCGTCATCCTCTCCATGGGCGAGTACGTCACGGAGAAGGAACTCCCGGCCTCCCTGGTCAAGGACTACGAGCAGGCCGTCCCGAGCGCGACCGGAACCGAAACGCTCGGCGGCCAGCCCCTGGAGGACGTCCAGAAGGCGGCCATCCTGGCGACCCTCGAACAGACCGGCTGGAACAAGAGCGAGGCGGCCAAGATCCTCGACATCACCAGGACGACGCTGAACAACAAGCTCAAGAAGTACGGCGTGTAG
- the cas4 gene encoding CRISPR-associated protein Cas4: MDRTLPLSALQHYLYCPRQCALIHVEKVWAENRFTAEGRLLHLRADAGAPGRRGGVAQDRAVPLRSDRLGLYGVADVIELRPGPDGSEVPYPVEYKRGGPKIEDWDREQLCAQALCLEEMLGAVVPEGAIFYGKPRRRERVVFDTPLREAVEHHCRELHAMIEAAETPEAVPGKRCRGCSLRDACMPGASRRVETYLQRGLDP, translated from the coding sequence ATGGACCGGACCCTGCCCCTTTCCGCGTTGCAGCATTATCTGTACTGCCCCAGGCAGTGCGCGCTCATCCACGTGGAAAAGGTCTGGGCGGAGAACCGCTTCACCGCCGAGGGGCGGCTGCTGCACCTGCGCGCCGATGCCGGGGCGCCGGGGCGGCGCGGGGGCGTGGCCCAGGACCGGGCCGTGCCCCTGCGCAGCGACCGGCTGGGGCTGTACGGCGTGGCCGACGTGATCGAGTTGCGGCCCGGCCCGGACGGGAGCGAGGTGCCGTACCCCGTGGAGTACAAGCGGGGCGGCCCCAAGATCGAGGACTGGGACCGGGAGCAGCTCTGCGCCCAGGCCCTGTGCCTGGAGGAAATGCTCGGCGCGGTCGTGCCGGAGGGGGCCATCTTCTACGGCAAGCCTCGCCGCAGGGAGCGGGTCGTCTTCGATACGCCCCTGCGCGAGGCGGTGGAGCACCACTGCCGCGAGTTGCACGCCATGATCGAGGCGGCCGAAACGCCCGAGGCCGTGCCGGGCAAGCGGTGCCGGGGCTGTTCGCTCAGGGACGCCTGCATGCCCGGTGCCTCGCGGCGCGTGGAAACCTATCTGCAAAGGGGGCTGGACCCGTGA
- the cas3 gene encoding CRISPR-associated helicase Cas3', with protein sequence MFAHSLEKAGPESWQRLDDHLKNVADGAAAFAAAFGAAEWGRAVGRLHDIGKHNPQFQQRLTGEYTGHADHKGTGARLLDGLGTGFGRIGAYCVAGHHGGLPDYHGSGPRASLKQIIERAFVLPESVANPLFGLSEPSLPYAPDDPFQLSFFTRMLFSALVDADFLDTEAFMDAERSGWRTPGPPLDALRGALDRHLAGKDGSGRINSLRAEILGHCREQAALDPGLFTLTVPTGGGKTLTSMAFALDHALLHGLRRVIYVIPYTSIIEQNAGVFRDVFRAFPGAVVEHHSNFDPRRAFGGEDNAGESVQARRHRLACENWDAPVVVTTNVQFFESLFAARPSRCRKLHNLAGSVIVLDEAQMLPVDFLDPCLRALEELTTHYGCSAVLCTATQPALRREDFAVLSRKGRIPGLPGLDAQRELAPDPARLYEAFRRTELRDLGELALGDVAALVREREQALCIVNTRARAAELFELVQDVPGARHLSALMCPAHRSERLDEIRQMLKDGEPCRVVSTQLVEAGVDVSFPEVIREMAGLDSITQAAGRCNREGEREGAAPVSVYYPAEGLPRAFSAQAEHTGSVLRGPHGNDPFSPEAIRQYFRLHYWLQQDRLDRRGVLRDLNSRDLEWYFREAERKFRLIDTVMVPVIVPWDDRARELVETLRYAEHPGGILRKLQQYTVQVYEGQFRALDEAGAVETVVEGCEVLCRMEFYDDLFGLTVPGPADPEYFLA encoded by the coding sequence ATGTTTGCGCATTCATTGGAGAAGGCGGGACCGGAATCGTGGCAGCGGCTGGATGATCACCTGAAGAACGTGGCGGACGGGGCCGCGGCCTTCGCAGCGGCCTTCGGGGCCGCCGAATGGGGCCGGGCCGTGGGGCGCCTGCACGACATCGGCAAGCACAATCCCCAATTCCAGCAGCGGCTGACCGGCGAGTACACCGGCCACGCCGACCACAAGGGGACCGGGGCGCGGCTGCTGGACGGGCTGGGCACGGGCTTCGGCCGGATCGGCGCATACTGCGTGGCCGGGCACCACGGCGGCCTGCCGGATTACCACGGCTCCGGACCGCGCGCATCGCTGAAACAAATCATTGAGCGGGCGTTCGTCCTGCCCGAGTCCGTCGCCAATCCGCTTTTCGGGCTTTCGGAGCCGTCCCTGCCGTACGCGCCGGACGATCCGTTCCAGCTCTCCTTCTTCACCCGGATGCTCTTCTCCGCTTTGGTGGACGCGGATTTCCTGGACACCGAGGCCTTCATGGACGCCGAAAGGAGCGGGTGGCGCACGCCGGGGCCGCCGCTCGACGCGCTGCGCGGGGCGCTCGACCGCCATCTGGCCGGGAAGGACGGCAGCGGGCGCATCAATTCCCTGCGCGCCGAAATCCTGGGCCATTGCCGGGAACAGGCCGCCCTGGACCCCGGCCTGTTCACCCTGACCGTGCCCACCGGGGGCGGCAAGACCCTGACCTCCATGGCCTTCGCTTTGGATCATGCGCTCCTGCACGGCCTGCGCAGGGTGATCTACGTCATTCCCTACACCTCCATCATCGAGCAGAACGCGGGCGTCTTCCGCGACGTGTTCCGGGCGTTTCCCGGCGCGGTCGTCGAGCACCACAGCAATTTCGACCCGCGCCGGGCCTTCGGGGGCGAGGACAATGCGGGGGAGTCCGTTCAGGCCCGCCGCCACCGGCTGGCCTGCGAGAACTGGGACGCGCCCGTGGTGGTGACCACCAACGTGCAGTTCTTCGAGTCGCTGTTCGCGGCCCGGCCGTCGCGCTGCCGCAAGCTGCACAACTTGGCCGGGTCGGTGATCGTCCTGGACGAAGCCCAGATGCTGCCCGTCGATTTTCTCGACCCGTGCCTGCGCGCCCTGGAAGAGTTGACGACGCACTACGGGTGCAGCGCGGTTCTGTGCACGGCCACCCAGCCCGCCCTGCGCCGGGAGGACTTCGCGGTCCTTTCGCGCAAGGGGCGCATCCCCGGACTGCCGGGTCTGGATGCGCAACGCGAACTGGCCCCGGACCCGGCGCGACTCTACGAAGCCTTTCGACGTACCGAACTGCGCGACCTGGGCGAACTGGCCCTGGGGGATGTGGCGGCCCTGGTCCGGGAGCGGGAGCAGGCGTTGTGCATCGTCAACACCCGGGCCCGCGCGGCCGAGCTGTTCGAACTGGTCCAGGACGTGCCGGGGGCGCGCCATCTGAGCGCGCTCATGTGCCCGGCGCACCGCTCCGAGCGGCTGGACGAGATCCGGCAAATGCTCAAGGACGGGGAGCCGTGCAGGGTGGTCTCCACGCAGTTGGTCGAGGCCGGAGTCGATGTTTCATTCCCCGAGGTGATCCGCGAGATGGCCGGGCTCGATTCCATCACCCAGGCGGCGGGGCGGTGCAACCGCGAGGGCGAGCGCGAGGGGGCGGCCCCGGTGTCCGTGTACTATCCGGCCGAAGGACTGCCGCGCGCCTTTTCGGCCCAGGCGGAGCACACGGGCTCGGTCCTGCGCGGGCCCCACGGCAATGATCCGTTTTCGCCCGAGGCCATCCGGCAGTATTTTCGGCTGCATTACTGGCTGCAACAGGACCGCCTGGACCGCCGGGGCGTGCTGCGCGACCTGAACAGCCGGGACCTGGAATGGTATTTCCGTGAGGCCGAGCGCAAGTTCCGGCTGATCGACACGGTTATGGTCCCGGTGATCGTGCCCTGGGACGACCGGGCGCGGGAACTGGTGGAGACGCTCCGGTACGCGGAGCACCCCGGCGGCATCCTGCGCAAGCTCCAGCAATACACGGTCCAGGTCTACGAGGGCCAGTTCCGCGCCCTGGACGAGGCCGGGGCCGTGGAGACGGTGGTCGAAGGGTGCGAAGTGCTCTGCCGTATGGAATTCTATGACGATCTGTTCGGCCTGACCGTGCCCGGCCCGGCCGATCCGGAATATTTTTTGGCCTAG